Proteins co-encoded in one Bacillus paramycoides genomic window:
- a CDS encoding LysR family transcriptional regulator gives MTITQLQVLIKTVELGSFTKAARVLNMTQPAVSHAISSIESELGVTILIRDKRKGLIVTDVGNRILVHIREILNGVEKIEQEVAMEKGHEVGTIRIGSFPSASAHFLPKMINHFKEKYPNLEVVLCEGTIQEVEDWLVSRVIDIGIVILPNKEMEIVPLTKGKMVVILRDDHPLCKKASITISDLENEPIILCKGGYEPPIIDMFKQANVPLRAEYVISTVTTALNMIQEGLGIAILAELSLTNLPQNVQTRELEPQVWREIALAVPSLKDSSIAVQLFIEEFQALFAE, from the coding sequence ATGACCATTACACAACTGCAAGTATTAATAAAAACTGTTGAGTTAGGTAGTTTTACGAAGGCTGCTCGGGTGTTAAATATGACGCAGCCAGCGGTAAGTCATGCGATTTCAAGTATTGAGTCAGAGTTAGGAGTTACGATTCTTATACGTGACAAACGAAAAGGGCTAATTGTTACGGATGTAGGAAATAGAATTCTTGTACATATTAGAGAGATTTTGAACGGTGTAGAGAAGATTGAACAAGAAGTTGCGATGGAGAAAGGACATGAAGTTGGGACGATTCGAATTGGGAGTTTTCCGAGTGCTTCTGCACATTTCTTACCGAAAATGATAAATCATTTTAAGGAGAAGTATCCGAACTTAGAAGTCGTTCTTTGTGAAGGAACGATTCAAGAAGTTGAAGATTGGTTAGTATCGAGGGTTATTGATATAGGAATTGTTATTTTGCCTAATAAAGAGATGGAGATTGTCCCATTAACGAAAGGGAAAATGGTTGTTATCTTAAGAGATGATCATCCTCTTTGTAAGAAGGCCTCTATTACAATTAGTGATTTAGAGAATGAACCGATTATATTATGTAAGGGCGGATACGAACCACCCATTATTGATATGTTTAAACAAGCCAACGTACCACTTCGGGCTGAGTATGTAATATCAACCGTTACTACAGCTTTAAACATGATTCAAGAAGGATTAGGTATTGCAATATTAGCCGAATTATCTTTAACAAATTTACCACAGAATGTGCAAACGAGAGAATTGGAACCACAAGTATGGAGAGAAATTGCTTTAGCTGTTCCTTCATTAAAGGATTCTTCAATCGCTGTACAGCTATTTATTGAGGAATTTCAAGCGCTATTTGCAGAATAA
- a CDS encoding Rrf2 family transcriptional regulator: MKISSRFSIAVHILSILKNNPSSLCTSDYMAESVNTNPVVIRKIMSYLKQAGFVYVNRGPGGAGLLKDLHEITLLDVYHAVNVVEEDKLFHIHEQPNPDCPIGANIQAVLEVILIQAQSAMEEVLRNITMRQLFETLQEKMNA; the protein is encoded by the coding sequence ATGAAAATTAGTAGCCGCTTTTCTATAGCTGTTCATATTTTATCTATTTTGAAAAACAATCCATCTTCACTTTGTACTTCAGACTATATGGCTGAAAGTGTAAACACAAACCCAGTAGTCATTCGCAAAATCATGTCGTACTTGAAACAAGCGGGTTTTGTATATGTAAATCGCGGTCCAGGTGGTGCGGGATTATTAAAGGATTTACATGAAATCACATTGTTAGATGTGTATCATGCAGTAAATGTAGTGGAAGAAGACAAGCTATTTCATATTCACGAACAACCGAATCCAGATTGTCCAATTGGAGCAAATATTCAAGCGGTATTAGAAGTTATATTAATACAAGCACAATCTGCGATGGAAGAAGTTTTGAGAAATATTACGATGAGGCAGTTGTTTGAAACTTTGCAAGAAAAAATGAATGCTTAA
- a CDS encoding DsbA family oxidoreductase, producing MTVKMKVYSDFICPFCFLAKGPLDEVAKENDVEIEWMPFELRPSPYSKIDPWNEPEKLGSWDAFILPTAKKLGIDMRLPRVSPHPYTHLAFEGCQFAKERGLGNEYHHRVFTAFFQEEQNIEDIDVLTKLAVEVGLPEAEFKDALVTRKYKKMHEEAIQHAYDEANIMAVPTVMIGEEVIQGLASKETLQRVIDKEIEKDKTISFEGMQCNTDGYC from the coding sequence ATGACTGTAAAAATGAAAGTATACTCAGATTTTATATGTCCATTTTGTTTTTTAGCAAAAGGTCCATTAGATGAGGTAGCGAAAGAGAATGATGTAGAGATTGAATGGATGCCATTTGAATTACGTCCAAGTCCATATTCAAAAATAGATCCATGGAATGAGCCGGAAAAATTAGGCTCATGGGATGCTTTCATTCTTCCAACTGCGAAGAAATTAGGAATTGATATGCGTTTGCCACGTGTTTCTCCACATCCATATACACATTTAGCTTTCGAAGGATGTCAATTTGCGAAAGAACGTGGACTTGGAAATGAGTATCATCACCGCGTATTCACAGCATTTTTCCAAGAAGAGCAAAACATTGAAGATATTGATGTTTTAACAAAATTAGCGGTAGAAGTAGGTCTTCCTGAAGCCGAATTTAAAGATGCTTTAGTAACTCGTAAATATAAAAAAATGCATGAAGAAGCAATTCAGCACGCATATGATGAAGCGAATATTATGGCTGTTCCAACTGTCATGATTGGAGAGGAAGTCATTCAAGGGCTTGCTAGTAAAGAAACGCTACAAAGAGTCATTGATAAAGAAATTGAAAAGGATAAAACAATTTCATTTGAAGGTATGCAATGTAATACAGATGGATATTGCTAA
- a CDS encoding nitroreductase family protein: MSATTTNLKEAIVNRRSIRKVTKNDAITKERIEEVLKTALHAPTSFNMQSGRMVVLMDGEHEKFWDIVKETLRARVPAENFEATVERLKGFHTGVGTVLFFEDQATVEKMQENAPLYKDQFPFWSHQGNAMLQHTVWMLLSAEGIGASLQHYNPIVDAEVKETWNIPAEWSLVGQMPFGEPNEQSGERTFLPTEDVVKFY; this comes from the coding sequence ATGTCAGCAACTACAACAAACTTAAAAGAAGCAATCGTGAACCGTCGTTCTATTCGTAAAGTAACAAAAAACGATGCAATTACGAAAGAAAGAATTGAAGAAGTTTTAAAAACAGCTTTACACGCACCAACATCTTTCAATATGCAAAGTGGCCGTATGGTTGTATTAATGGATGGAGAGCATGAAAAGTTTTGGGATATTGTTAAAGAAACACTAAGAGCCCGCGTACCAGCAGAAAACTTTGAAGCGACTGTAGAAAGATTAAAAGGTTTCCATACAGGTGTTGGAACTGTATTATTCTTTGAAGATCAAGCAACAGTAGAAAAAATGCAAGAAAATGCACCATTATATAAAGATCAGTTCCCATTCTGGTCTCATCAAGGAAATGCAATGTTACAACATACAGTATGGATGTTATTATCAGCTGAAGGAATTGGCGCATCCCTGCAACACTACAATCCAATCGTGGATGCTGAAGTGAAAGAAACTTGGAACATTCCAGCAGAGTGGAGCTTAGTAGGACAAATGCCATTTGGTGAGCCAAATGAACAATCGGGAGAAAGAACTTTCTTACCTACTGAAGATGTAGTGAAATTTTATTAA
- a CDS encoding GNAT family N-acetyltransferase yields the protein MKTYEFKHNIPTLEEYKYLCDSVGWTDYMNFEVAETSLKNSIHCMTVNDNEKIIGMGRIVGDGSIYFYIQDIVVHPNYQKHGIGKEIMHRLVTYLHENAPDKAFVGLFASEGKESFYEKFDFKDYSPNMTGMFTVISKT from the coding sequence TTGAAAACATATGAGTTTAAACATAACATCCCAACATTAGAAGAGTACAAATATTTGTGTGATTCTGTTGGATGGACTGATTATATGAATTTTGAAGTGGCGGAAACTTCACTGAAAAATTCTATCCACTGCATGACAGTCAATGATAATGAAAAAATTATCGGCATGGGGAGAATTGTTGGTGATGGATCTATCTATTTCTATATTCAAGATATAGTAGTTCATCCGAACTACCAGAAACATGGTATCGGGAAAGAAATCATGCATCGTTTAGTTACATACTTACATGAAAATGCACCTGATAAGGCATTTGTCGGTTTGTTTGCATCAGAAGGTAAAGAATCGTTCTATGAGAAATTTGATTTTAAAGATTACTCACCAAACATGACGGGGATGTTTACTGTCATTTCAAAGACATAA
- a CDS encoding amidase family protein, protein MKKWVKITLSIAGGIVLLACAGGYYVYKNYFPKEPERIVYDKDRVLKPIHKQLKEINIENVKIKEKEVVNATVDELQKMVDDGKLSYEELTSIYLFRIQEHDQNGISLNAVTEINPNAMEEARKLDKERSLNKKSNLYGMPVIVKDNVQTEKAMPTSAGTYVLKDWIADEDAMIVKNLKEEGAFVLGKANMSEWANYLSFTMPSGYSGKKGQNLNPYGPITFDTSGSSSGSATVVAADFAPLAIGTETTGSIVAPAAQQSVVGLRPSLGMVSRSGIIPLAETLDTAGPMARTVKDAATLFNIMVSHDEKDAMTEKMKDKKRIDYTKDLSIDGLKGKKIGVLFSIDQQDENRKEVAEKIRKDLQDAGAVLTDDIQLNDEGVDNLKTLEYEFKHNVNDFLSRQKNVPVKSLEEIIAFNKRDSNRRIKYGQTLIEGSEKSAITKDEFGKVVQTSQENARKELDKYLVEKGLDALVMINNEEVLLSAIAGYPELAVPAGYDNNGEPVGAVFIEKQFGEKELFNIGYAYEQQSKNRKSPKL, encoded by the coding sequence ATGAAGAAATGGGTAAAGATAACGCTGTCTATTGCTGGAGGTATTGTTCTATTGGCATGTGCGGGGGGATATTACGTGTATAAAAATTATTTTCCAAAGGAACCTGAGCGTATCGTATATGATAAAGATAGAGTGTTAAAACCGATACATAAACAGTTGAAAGAAATTAACATAGAAAACGTAAAGATAAAAGAAAAAGAAGTCGTAAATGCGACGGTAGATGAGCTTCAAAAAATGGTTGATGATGGGAAATTATCATATGAAGAATTAACGAGTATTTATCTTTTTCGAATACAAGAACATGACCAAAATGGAATATCATTAAATGCTGTTACAGAGATTAATCCAAATGCAATGGAAGAAGCACGAAAGTTAGATAAAGAAAGGTCATTAAATAAAAAGTCGAACTTATACGGCATGCCGGTTATCGTAAAAGATAATGTACAAACGGAAAAGGCGATGCCGACAAGCGCGGGAACTTATGTGTTAAAAGATTGGATTGCAGATGAAGATGCGATGATCGTGAAGAATTTGAAAGAAGAAGGTGCTTTCGTTTTAGGGAAAGCGAATATGTCTGAGTGGGCAAATTATTTATCTTTTACAATGCCTAGCGGATATAGCGGGAAAAAAGGACAAAATTTGAATCCATACGGTCCGATTACGTTTGATACATCGGGATCAAGTTCTGGATCTGCTACAGTAGTTGCGGCAGATTTTGCACCACTTGCAATCGGGACAGAAACGACTGGGTCAATTGTAGCACCCGCGGCGCAGCAATCAGTAGTTGGATTACGCCCGTCACTAGGTATGGTGAGTAGATCAGGCATTATTCCGTTAGCTGAAACACTTGATACTGCAGGACCGATGGCAAGAACAGTAAAGGATGCGGCAACGTTATTTAACATAATGGTAAGTCATGATGAAAAAGATGCTATGACAGAAAAAATGAAAGATAAAAAAAGAATTGATTATACGAAGGATTTATCAATAGACGGATTGAAAGGGAAAAAAATAGGAGTTCTTTTTTCAATAGATCAACAAGATGAAAATAGAAAAGAAGTAGCAGAAAAAATTAGAAAAGATCTTCAAGATGCAGGTGCGGTATTGACTGATGATATTCAGTTAAACGATGAGGGAGTAGATAATCTAAAAACATTAGAATATGAGTTCAAACATAATGTTAATGATTTTCTTTCAAGGCAAAAAAATGTACCGGTAAAATCGTTAGAAGAGATTATAGCGTTTAATAAAAGGGATAGTAATAGACGAATAAAATACGGGCAAACATTAATTGAGGGATCTGAAAAATCTGCTATAACGAAAGATGAGTTTGGAAAAGTAGTGCAAACGAGTCAAGAAAATGCAAGAAAAGAGCTGGATAAATATTTAGTAGAGAAAGGTTTGGATGCTTTAGTTATGATTAACAACGAAGAAGTTCTTCTATCAGCTATAGCTGGCTATCCAGAATTAGCGGTTCCAGCAGGATATGATAACAATGGAGAGCCAGTAGGTGCGGTGTTTATCGAAAAGCAATTTGGTGAAAAGGAACTATTCAATATTGGATATGCGTATGAGCAGCAGTCTAAAAATAGAAAATCACCAAAACTGTAA
- a CDS encoding AI-2E family transporter: MNEVKNFFRSRGFQRFLVLIIVALVLYGLKSMINLILITFILTFLMDRFQRFISKKLKVNRKIVIACLYIILVTFIGTTLYKYLPVLTIQISQLIHQFRLFFQNPPDNEIIKYALSTINGMEVSKYIEQGVDVIYQSIANIGKVSLQILLSLILSLFFLLEKERIISFTSKFKNSSLKVFYEEIAYFGERFARSFGKVIEAQFLIAVVNCILTVIALMVLGFPQLLVLAVMIFLLGLIPVAGVIISLFPLCIIAYNVGGVIYVVYILVFITVIHALESYFLNPKFMSAKTNLPIFYTFMILIFSEHFLGIWGLIIGIPIFIFLLDVLNVNNEESIRK; the protein is encoded by the coding sequence ATGAATGAAGTGAAAAATTTCTTTCGAAGCAGAGGGTTCCAACGGTTTCTCGTTTTAATAATAGTAGCGCTTGTATTATACGGATTAAAAAGTATGATTAATTTAATATTGATTACGTTTATACTGACGTTTTTAATGGATCGGTTTCAACGTTTTATTTCAAAGAAATTGAAAGTGAATCGGAAAATTGTTATCGCATGTTTGTATATAATATTAGTAACTTTTATCGGCACAACATTATATAAATATCTACCTGTGCTAACGATACAAATTTCCCAATTGATTCATCAGTTTAGGTTGTTTTTTCAAAATCCACCTGATAATGAAATCATTAAATATGCACTCTCAACAATTAATGGGATGGAAGTATCAAAATATATAGAACAAGGTGTAGATGTCATATATCAATCGATTGCAAATATAGGAAAAGTTAGTTTGCAAATACTACTCTCTCTTATTTTAAGTTTATTTTTCTTGTTAGAAAAAGAACGCATAATATCATTTACTTCGAAATTTAAAAATAGTAGTCTGAAGGTTTTTTATGAGGAGATTGCATATTTTGGCGAAAGGTTTGCAAGGTCGTTCGGTAAAGTAATTGAAGCACAGTTTTTAATTGCGGTTGTCAATTGTATTCTTACTGTCATTGCATTAATGGTTTTAGGATTTCCACAACTTCTCGTATTGGCTGTCATGATTTTCTTACTAGGATTGATTCCTGTTGCAGGTGTAATCATTTCCTTGTTTCCGCTTTGTATTATTGCTTATAACGTAGGCGGAGTTATATACGTCGTATACATACTTGTGTTCATTACAGTAATCCATGCTCTTGAAAGTTATTTTTTAAACCCGAAGTTTATGTCTGCGAAAACGAATTTACCAATCTTTTATACATTTATGATTCTCATCTTTTCAGAGCATTTCCTTGGAATATGGGGGCTTATTATCGGGATACCAATATTCATCTTCTTATTAGATGTACTTAATGTAAACAATGAGGAATCAATTAGAAAATAG
- a CDS encoding L-lactate dehydrogenase, with protein MKKGINRVVLVGTGAVGCSYAYCMINQAVAEEFVLVDVNEAKAEGEAMDLSHAVPFAPAPTRVWKGSYEDCKDADLVVITAGLPQKPGETRLDLVEKNAKIFKQIVRSIMDSGFDGIFLIATNPVDILTYVTWKESGLPKERVIGSGTTLDSARFRYMLGEYFDIGPHNIHAYIIGEHGDTELPVWSHVSVGIQKLQTLLDKDNTYTQEDLDKIFINVRDAAYHIIERKGATYYGIGMSLLRVTKAILNDENSVLTVSAYLEGQYGQKDVYIGVPAVLNRSGVREILEVELSEEEELKFDHSVQVLKETMAPVL; from the coding sequence ATGAAAAAAGGTATTAACCGAGTTGTATTAGTAGGAACAGGAGCGGTTGGATGTAGTTATGCTTACTGCATGATTAACCAAGCTGTAGCTGAAGAGTTTGTTTTAGTTGATGTAAACGAGGCAAAAGCTGAAGGAGAAGCGATGGATTTAAGTCATGCTGTTCCTTTTGCACCAGCTCCAACTAGAGTATGGAAAGGTAGCTACGAAGATTGTAAAGATGCGGATCTTGTAGTCATTACGGCTGGATTACCGCAAAAGCCAGGTGAAACACGTTTAGATTTAGTTGAGAAAAACGCAAAAATCTTTAAACAAATCGTTCGCAGTATTATGGATAGCGGGTTTGATGGCATCTTCTTAATCGCAACTAACCCTGTCGATATTTTAACTTACGTAACTTGGAAAGAATCTGGTTTACCGAAAGAACGTGTAATCGGTTCTGGTACAACGCTTGATTCTGCTCGTTTCCGCTATATGTTAGGTGAGTACTTCGATATTGGTCCGCATAACATTCATGCTTATATTATCGGTGAACATGGTGATACAGAACTTCCTGTTTGGAGTCACGTATCAGTCGGTATTCAAAAACTACAAACGCTTCTTGATAAAGACAACACATACACGCAAGAAGATTTAGACAAAATCTTCATAAACGTTCGTGATGCAGCTTACCATATTATTGAGCGAAAAGGTGCAACTTACTATGGTATCGGTATGTCCCTTCTACGTGTTACTAAGGCCATTTTAAACGACGAAAATAGTGTATTAACTGTTTCGGCATATTTAGAAGGTCAATACGGTCAAAAAGATGTTTATATCGGTGTCCCTGCTGTTTTAAATCGCAGCGGTGTTCGTGAAATTTTAGAAGTGGAATTAAGTGAAGAAGAAGAATTAAAATTCGATCACTCTGTTCAAGTGTTGAAAGAAACTATGGCTCCTGTTCTTTAA
- a CDS encoding flavin monoamine oxidase family protein — protein sequence MMQPLTMERMLRIINVGLVKTNNPKQVVIAGAGISGLVAASLLKEAGHNITILEANNRIGGRIYTMREPFSRGLYFNAGPMRIPGTHELTLAYIRKFKLPLNLFINKTASDIIYTNNIKTRLSLFEKNPSILGYPILENEKGKTAEELMLVVLEPILNFIKKDPNINWFIVEKKYKAYSLGSFLIEYYSDGAIDMIGVLLDMEAYMGMSLIEVLREMIFFTSTTKYYEITGGMDVLPNSFLPELKDNLFMSYKVEKIIQEDNKVMLQGSHEHTLKQFTITSDSAIITIPFSALRFVEVQPSHLFSYFKRRAIRELNYIAATKIAIEFKSRFWEKAGQCGGKSITDLPIRFTYYPSYGIHTPGASIVLASYTWADEALTWDSLSQRDRIRYALKNLAEIYGDIVYSEFVTGSSFSWSKNPYSCGAFTAFEPGQELELFPYITSPAGKVHFAGEHTTLTHGWMQGAIESGIRVAYEVNER from the coding sequence ATGATGCAGCCATTAACGATGGAAAGAATGCTTCGTATTATTAATGTGGGGCTCGTTAAAACGAATAACCCAAAGCAGGTTGTTATTGCTGGTGCAGGGATTTCGGGATTAGTTGCAGCATCGTTATTGAAAGAAGCAGGTCATAACATAACAATTTTAGAAGCGAATAACCGAATAGGCGGAAGAATATATACGATGCGTGAACCGTTTAGCAGAGGTTTATATTTTAATGCAGGGCCGATGCGAATTCCTGGAACACACGAGTTAACTTTAGCTTACATTCGTAAATTTAAATTACCGTTAAATCTGTTTATAAATAAAACCGCTTCAGATATTATTTATACGAATAATATTAAAACGAGGTTGAGCTTGTTTGAAAAAAATCCAAGTATACTTGGATATCCCATTTTAGAGAATGAAAAAGGAAAAACGGCAGAAGAGTTAATGTTAGTAGTATTAGAACCAATCCTTAATTTTATAAAAAAGGATCCTAATATAAACTGGTTTATCGTTGAAAAAAAGTATAAAGCATATTCGCTTGGCTCCTTTTTAATTGAGTATTATTCAGACGGAGCAATCGATATGATCGGTGTACTTCTTGATATGGAAGCATATATGGGAATGTCTTTAATTGAAGTATTACGTGAAATGATCTTTTTTACTTCAACGACAAAATATTATGAGATAACGGGTGGAATGGATGTATTACCAAATTCATTTTTACCGGAGTTAAAAGATAATCTTTTTATGTCGTATAAAGTAGAGAAAATCATACAAGAAGATAATAAAGTAATGTTACAAGGAAGTCATGAGCATACGTTAAAGCAATTTACAATAACAAGTGATAGTGCTATTATTACAATTCCATTTTCAGCGTTACGCTTTGTAGAAGTTCAGCCATCTCATTTATTCTCTTATTTTAAAAGACGAGCAATTCGTGAGTTAAATTATATTGCTGCAACTAAAATTGCGATAGAGTTTAAAAGTAGATTTTGGGAGAAAGCGGGACAGTGTGGCGGTAAATCGATTACAGATTTACCTATACGATTTACATATTATCCGAGTTATGGTATCCATACTCCAGGTGCATCCATCGTTTTAGCAAGTTATACGTGGGCAGATGAGGCATTAACATGGGATAGTCTCTCGCAAAGAGATCGTATTCGTTACGCATTAAAAAATTTAGCGGAAATATACGGTGACATCGTCTATAGTGAGTTTGTTACTGGATCATCTTTTAGCTGGAGTAAAAATCCGTATTCTTGCGGCGCATTTACAGCTTTCGAACCGGGGCAAGAACTCGAGTTATTTCCGTATATTACATCACCAGCTGGAAAAGTACACTTTGCAGGAGAGCATACGACATTAACACATGGGTGGATGCAAGGAGCAATAGAGTCTGGAATTAGAGTTGCGTATGAAGTAAACGAACGGTGA
- a CDS encoding CobW family GTP-binding protein yields MNKVEIHILGGFLGSGKSTLLQNLLLAEKKKNRKVAVLMNEIGEYSVDTDIIGKENVLRELLKGCICCTLKEELEIQLHSLYQQERPDVIYIETTGVAHPIEVLDACVSPILAPFLEVKSIVVVLDAVRWLNRSVLSANVQQLLHEQLKFGSHILINKSDLLTGADKNKVIEAVKAINNHAKLFETKYCNISLEDIEEAEFTNDVEHETLHVKQHLHIQTMTYQFTKSIDQDNLYEWLSKLPDSIYRVKGFVKFHGDKYPYLFQYSFGVPTLLEQDFGFPTNLVVIGEGLDKKQLAEGLEKVENNSN; encoded by the coding sequence ATGAATAAAGTAGAAATTCATATATTAGGTGGCTTTTTAGGAAGTGGAAAATCAACATTATTACAAAATTTATTGTTAGCGGAAAAAAAGAAGAATAGAAAAGTTGCAGTATTAATGAATGAAATTGGTGAATACTCGGTAGATACAGATATTATTGGAAAAGAGAATGTTTTAAGAGAACTTCTGAAAGGATGTATTTGTTGTACGCTAAAAGAAGAGCTTGAAATACAGTTGCATTCGTTATATCAGCAAGAAAGACCAGATGTCATTTATATAGAAACGACAGGTGTTGCGCATCCAATAGAAGTGTTAGATGCATGTGTATCACCAATTTTAGCACCTTTCTTAGAAGTGAAATCAATTGTAGTCGTTTTAGATGCAGTAAGATGGTTAAATCGAAGTGTATTAAGTGCAAACGTTCAGCAATTATTGCATGAGCAACTGAAGTTTGGTAGCCACATTTTAATTAATAAATCAGATTTACTAACAGGTGCGGATAAGAACAAAGTAATAGAAGCAGTGAAAGCAATAAATAATCATGCGAAATTGTTTGAAACAAAATATTGTAATATATCTTTAGAAGACATAGAAGAAGCTGAATTTACGAATGACGTGGAACATGAGACATTACATGTAAAACAGCATTTACATATACAAACGATGACATATCAATTTACGAAATCGATTGATCAAGACAATTTATATGAATGGCTTTCAAAGTTACCAGACAGTATTTATCGTGTAAAAGGATTTGTGAAATTCCATGGAGATAAATACCCGTACCTATTCCAATATTCATTTGGGGTACCAACTTTACTGGAACAAGACTTCGGTTTCCCGACGAACTTGGTAGTAATAGGGGAAGGGCTAGATAAGAAACAATTGGCTGAAGGGTTAGAGAAAGTAGAAAATAATTCTAATTAA
- a CDS encoding S-layer homology domain-containing protein → MNFKHVLATGLITATLFGATNAHAQTEHFIDVPMEHWSKDSINYLTEKKVISGYGNGKFGFGDNVTRGQVAAIISRYLKLENTGSTSKHFSDIHGHMFENNIKAVAQKGIMTGDSSTDKFRPDDTLTRYEMAVILQKAFHLSVKTNDLFYDVPNNFWATDAVRSLYSNGITKGIGNYQYGGEMNVTREQFATFMYKAINVSPYFVPDSIPAKDEDKYKEIENILIDSGFLKTDYNYVYTKTGHTYDGIMYFNFSPYDDSAYRMSIHSDDSVLNEPVKKILNTLLPTKTDYLYSLIKNPTASSRTIELDGRKIEFRRDSSTSISVSLGKRKY, encoded by the coding sequence ATGAATTTTAAACATGTACTTGCAACAGGCTTAATTACCGCCACATTATTCGGCGCAACGAATGCTCATGCACAAACTGAACATTTCATCGATGTTCCAATGGAGCACTGGTCTAAAGATTCGATTAACTACTTAACTGAAAAAAAGGTCATTAGTGGTTATGGTAACGGAAAATTTGGATTTGGGGACAATGTAACTCGTGGACAAGTAGCTGCGATTATTTCAAGATACTTAAAACTAGAAAATACCGGATCTACAAGTAAACATTTCTCTGATATTCATGGGCATATGTTTGAAAACAATATTAAAGCAGTTGCTCAAAAAGGAATTATGACAGGGGACAGTAGCACTGACAAATTTAGACCAGATGATACATTAACTCGATATGAAATGGCTGTTATCTTACAAAAAGCGTTTCATCTATCTGTAAAAACAAACGACCTTTTCTATGATGTTCCAAATAATTTTTGGGCAACAGACGCTGTTCGTTCATTGTATAGTAATGGTATTACAAAAGGAATTGGAAACTATCAATATGGGGGAGAAATGAATGTAACAAGAGAACAATTTGCAACGTTTATGTATAAAGCAATTAATGTAAGCCCTTATTTTGTTCCTGATTCTATTCCTGCAAAAGATGAGGATAAGTACAAAGAAATTGAGAATATATTGATTGATTCTGGATTTTTAAAAACCGATTATAACTATGTATATACTAAAACTGGTCATACATATGATGGCATTATGTATTTTAATTTTTCTCCTTATGATGACAGCGCATATAGAATGTCTATTCATAGTGATGATTCTGTATTAAATGAGCCGGTGAAAAAAATTCTAAACACACTACTACCAACTAAAACAGATTATCTATATAGTTTAATTAAAAACCCTACTGCAAGCTCTCGAACAATAGAATTAGATGGTCGCAAAATTGAGTTTAGAAGAGACTCTAGTACTAGTATAAGTGTTTCTCTTGGAAAACGAAAATACTAA